The genomic DNA ATCCCTGAAGAAGCCGACCGACGGCCGGAAAGCACTGTCAAGCCTTCGTCAGACTGGACCAGGCCGTTAAGGTTCCTAAGCAATCATTCAAAAATTCTGTCGCGCCTGATCGATGATTCCGATGGTTGCCCAACCCACCGACGAGACGATCCAGATTCGGCACAATGCATGCCATGACGATTGCCAACTGGTTCATTGGTTGGCCGGCTGATCACTGGACGCCGGCTGACGCCGTCACTCGCACGCGAGCGGCACTGCCATTGCCACCGGGGTCGCGATCCATGACCGGAGACGACCTGCATGTCACGCTGGCATTCTTGGGGGCTTGCGGCGAACAGGCAGCACAGCAGGCCTTTGATTGCGCCCTCGCCCAGGCCAGAACCATGCCGACAACCATCGACTTGCAGGCTCGCGCATGGGCCCTGCTGGGCAGTTCGCAGTCACCATCCGCTGTGGCGCTGGAAGTGGCGGATGCAGGCAACGAAATCCACCGACTCATCGCGGACCACCGGCCCCAATTGTACGACGCTGCGCAGGCGCGGCCAGATCGTCGACCACCCAGGCCGCACGTCACCGTGGCGCGGCTGGACCGCCGCCTGCCCACCTCGCCCCGCCAACAGCTGGCGCACGCGCTGGGACAGCGTCCCCCGCCGGAGGCTCGTCTACGCTTGAATGCATTAGCCTTGTTCACCTGGACCGAACAGCGTGATGAGCGCTTGTTTC from Abyssibacter profundi includes the following:
- a CDS encoding 2'-5' RNA ligase family protein, giving the protein MTGDDLHVTLAFLGACGEQAAQQAFDCALAQARTMPTTIDLQARAWALLGSSQSPSAVALEVADAGNEIHRLIADHRPQLYDAAQARPDRRPPRPHVTVARLDRRLPTSPRQQLAHALGQRPPPEARLRLNALALFTWTEQRDERLFRRVRFCPLGKH